One Calonectris borealis chromosome 16, bCalBor7.hap1.2, whole genome shotgun sequence DNA window includes the following coding sequences:
- the SMCR8 gene encoding guanine nucleotide exchange protein SMCR8 isoform X1, with the protein MISAPDVVAFTREEELEDELCSEPPLPEEYSVPLFPFASHGANPWAKVASSKFTRDFILISEFSEQVGPQPLLTIPDDAKVSGTFDLNYFSLRIMSVDYQASFVGHPPGSAYPKLNFVEDSKVVLGDSKEGAFAYVHHLTLYDLEARGFVRPFCMAYISADEHKIMQQFQELSAEFSKASECLKTGNRKAFANELEKKLKDLDYTRTVLHNETEIQKKANDKGYYTTQAIEKANELASVEKSIIEHQDLLKQIRSYPYRKLKESDFHPYEPECALDPANAGCDQDLATSDLAEPGETHLYAHVPSYTPKLIKAKSAKCFDKKLKTLEELCDIYFFSQTLDQLHQIERTFRGDVCYLLTDQISRALLKQQSVTNFLFEDVSFLDEKPPEKRYRGCQGLSQDAIDGKCSEESPAPKVVISLGSYKSSVECVPIKMEQEIEDSQEPKMTDSVTFEHQENLDYLDADIKGSISSGESIEVLGTEKSASGLTKSESQASLPVSPSPQAGRSKVGSRRTVSEDSIEVLSTCPSESLIPEDFKASYPSAINEEPYVDDEEGGLRFTPKLNPDNADEQEDVSKRENLVQVDSACCIGKESPNFLEPVPDLGQKPCDEDGVVRIPPQPYRPAEQGLRGSFGGFPSHDGVSGGLLPYELDSRYLTGNREVSKSSLDECSDSTSYISSAASTCSDRTPSPAHPACLASERHKKKAGQNALRFIRQYPFAHPAIYSLLSGRTLIVLGEEEAIVKKLVTALSIFVPNCGVYAKPVKHWVTSPLHVVDFQKWKLIGLQRMVSPAGVNVLHALSRYSRYVSILDADSKTLRCPLYKGTLVSRLADHRTQIKRGSTYYLHVQSILTQLCSKAFLFTFCHHLHLPISEREPEESVVNRRMNFLKLQLGLANEDIKIVQYLAELLKLQYIQEPGQGVNPLLRFDYVPSFLYKI; encoded by the exons ATGATCAGCGCCCCTGACGTGGTGGCTTTCACCagagaggaggagctggaggatgaGCTGTGCAGCGAGCCGCCCCTGCCCGAGGAGTACTCGGTGCCGCTCTTCCCCTTCGCTAGCCACGGCGCCAACCCCTGGGCCAAGGTCGCCAGCTCCAAGTTCACCCGGGACTTCATCCTCATCTCCGAGTTCTCGGAGCAAGTggggccccagcccctcctgacCATCCCCGATGACGCCAAAGTGTCGGGCACTTTCGATctcaattatttttcccttcgGATCATGTCTGTGGATTACCAGGCTTCCTTCGTGGGGCACCCTCCCGGCTCTGCCTACCCGAAGCTGAACTTCGTGGAGGATTCCAAAGTGGTGCTGGGGGACTCGAAGGAAGGGGCCTTTGCGTACGTCCACCACTTGACTCTGTACGACCTCGAAGCCAGGGGCTTCGTGAGGCCCTTCTGCATGGCCTATATTTCTGCTGACGAGCACAAAATCATGCAGCAGTTTCAGGAACTCTCTGCTGAGTTCTCCAAAGCCTCCGAATGCCTAAAAACGGGGAACAGGAAAGCTTTTGCTAACGAactggaaaagaaactgaaagatcTCGACTACACCAGGACTGTCCTGCACAACGAAACCGAGATACAGAAGAAAGCCAACGACAAAGGTTATTACACAACCCAAGCCATCGAGAAGGCCAACGAGCTGGCCAGCGTGGAAAAGTCTATCATCGAGCACCAAGATCTGCTGAAACAAATCAGGTCGTATCCCTACAGGAAGCTGAAGGAGTCCGACTTCCACCCCTACGAGCCGGAATGTGCGCTGGACCCGGCCAACGCGGGCTGCGATCAGGACCTGGCTACCTCCGACCTCGCCGAGCCTGGCGAAACGCACCTTTACGCCCACGTGCCGTCCTATACCCCCAAGCTCATCAAAGCGAAGTCTGCCAAATGCTTTGACAAGAAGCTGAAGACGCTGGAGGAACTCTGcgatatttattttttcagccaAACCCTTGACCAGTTGCATCAGATCGAGAGGACTTTCAGAGGTGATGTGTGCTACCTCCTGACAGACCAGATCAGTAGGGCACTCTTAAAGCAACAAAGTGTAACCAACTTCCTCTTTGAGGATGTAtcttttctggatgaaaaacCACCTGAAAAACGGTACAGAGGCTGCCAGGGGCTCAGTCAAGATGCCATCGATGGAAAGTGTTCAGAAGAGTCCCCTGCTCCTAAAGTGGTCATCAGCCTGGGATCCTACAAGTCCAGCGTGGAGTGCGTGCCCATCAAGATGGAGCAGGAGATCGAGGACTCCCAAGAACCCAAAATGACCGACTCCGTGACGTTTGAACACCAGGAGAACCTGGACTATCTCGATGCAGATATTAAAGGCAGCATCAGTAGCGGTGAGAGCATCGAGGTTCTTGGAACGGAGAAGTCTGCATCTGGCTTGACAAAATCGGAGAGCCAGGCCAGCCTGCCCGTCAGCCCCAGCCCCCAGGCGGGCAGGAGCAAGGTGGGCAGCCGGCGGACCGTCAGCGAGGACAGCATCGAGGTTCTCAGCACGTGTCCCTCCGAGTCGCTCATCCCGGAAGATTTCAAAGCGAGCTACCCAAGTGCCATTAACGAGGAACCTTACGTGGATGATGAAGAGGGAGGCCTTCGTTTCACCCCCAAACTAAACCCGGACAACGCCGACGAGCAGGAAGATGTTTCAAAACGGGAAAACTTAGTGCAGGTTGACTCTGCCTGTTGTATCGGGAAGGAGAGTCCCAACTTCCTCGAGCCTGTGCCTGACCTGGGGCAGAAGCCCTGCGACGAGGACGGGGTGGTCAGGATCCCCCCGCAGCCGTACCGGCCGGCCGAGCAGGGGCTGCGCGGGAGCTTCGGGGGCTTCCCCTCCCATGACGGCGTCTCGGGGGGGCTCCTTCCCTACGAGCTTGACTCGCGCTACCTGACGGGCAACAGGGAGGTCAGTAAGAGCAGCCTGGACGAGTGCTCGGACTCCACGAGCTATATCAGCAGCGCCGCCTCCACGTGCTCCGACAGGACCCCTTCTCCTGCTCACCCCGCCTGTCTGGCGAGtgaaaggcacaaaaaaaaggcTGGCCAGAACGCGCTGCGGTTCATCAGGCAGTACCCCTTCGCTCACCCCGCCATCTACTCCCTGCTCAGCGGGAGGACCCTGATcgtgctgggggaagaggaagcgATAGTCAAGAAGCTTGTGACGGCGCTTTCCATCTTCGTGCCGAACTGCGGCGTTTACGCCAAGCCCGTGAAGCACTGGGTCACTTCCCCTCTGCACGTTGTGGATTTCCAGAAGTGGAAGTTGATCGGACTCCAGAG GATGGTGTCGCCTGCTGGGGTGAACGTGCTGCACGCCCTGAGCCGATACAGCCGGTACGTCAGCATTCTGGACGCTGACAGCAAGACTCTCCGCTGCCCGCTTTACAAAGGCACCTTGGTGTCCCGGCTGGCAGACCACCGCACGCAGATCAAACGAGGAAGCACCTACTATCTGCACGTCCAAAGTATCCTCACCCAGCTGTGTTCAAAAGCTTTCCTCTTCACCTTCTGCCATCATTTGCACCTTCCCATCAGTGAAAGGGAACCGGAGGAATCCGTTGTGAATCGCAGGATGAACTTTCTGAAGCTTCAACTGGGCCTTGCCAATGAAGATATCAAAATTGTACAATATTTAGCTGAGCTGCTGAAGCTGCAGTACATTCAGGAACCCGGCCAGGGGGTGAACCCTCTGCTCAGATTTGACTATGTTCCCAGCTTTTTGTACAAAATCTAG
- the SMCR8 gene encoding guanine nucleotide exchange protein SMCR8 isoform X2, which yields MISAPDVVAFTREEELEDELCSEPPLPEEYSVPLFPFASHGANPWAKVASSKFTRDFILISEFSEQVGPQPLLTIPDDAKVSGTFDLNYFSLRIMSVDYQASFVGHPPGSAYPKLNFVEDSKVVLGDSKEGAFAYVHHLTLYDLEARGFVRPFCMAYISADEHKIMQQFQELSAEFSKASECLKTGNRKAFANELEKKLKDLDYTRTVLHNETEIQKKANDKGYYTTQAIEKANELASVEKSIIEHQDLLKQIRSYPYRKLKESDFHPYEPECALDPANAGCDQDLATSDLAEPGETHLYAHVPSYTPKLIKAKSAKCFDKKLKTLEELCDIYFFSQTLDQLHQIERTFRGDVCYLLTDQISRALLKQQSVTNFLFEDVSFLDEKPPEKRYRGCQGLSQDAIDGKCSEESPAPKVVISLGSYKSSVECVPIKMEQEIEDSQEPKMTDSVTFEHQENLDYLDADIKGSISSGESIEVLGTEKSASGLTKSESQASLPVSPSPQAGRSKVGSRRTVSEDSIEVLSTCPSESLIPEDFKASYPSAINEEPYVDDEEGGLRFTPKLNPDNADEQEDVSKRENLVQVDSACCIGKESPNFLEPVPDLGQKPCDEDGVVRIPPQPYRPAEQGLRGSFGGFPSHDGVSGGLLPYELDSRYLTGNREVSKSSLDECSDSTSYISSAASTCSDRTPSPAHPACLASERHKKKAGQNALRFIRQYPFAHPAIYSLLSGRTLIVLGEEEAIVKKLVTALSIFVPNCGVYAKPVKHWVTSPLHVVDFQKWKLIGLQRMCSALRVQV from the exons ATGATCAGCGCCCCTGACGTGGTGGCTTTCACCagagaggaggagctggaggatgaGCTGTGCAGCGAGCCGCCCCTGCCCGAGGAGTACTCGGTGCCGCTCTTCCCCTTCGCTAGCCACGGCGCCAACCCCTGGGCCAAGGTCGCCAGCTCCAAGTTCACCCGGGACTTCATCCTCATCTCCGAGTTCTCGGAGCAAGTggggccccagcccctcctgacCATCCCCGATGACGCCAAAGTGTCGGGCACTTTCGATctcaattatttttcccttcgGATCATGTCTGTGGATTACCAGGCTTCCTTCGTGGGGCACCCTCCCGGCTCTGCCTACCCGAAGCTGAACTTCGTGGAGGATTCCAAAGTGGTGCTGGGGGACTCGAAGGAAGGGGCCTTTGCGTACGTCCACCACTTGACTCTGTACGACCTCGAAGCCAGGGGCTTCGTGAGGCCCTTCTGCATGGCCTATATTTCTGCTGACGAGCACAAAATCATGCAGCAGTTTCAGGAACTCTCTGCTGAGTTCTCCAAAGCCTCCGAATGCCTAAAAACGGGGAACAGGAAAGCTTTTGCTAACGAactggaaaagaaactgaaagatcTCGACTACACCAGGACTGTCCTGCACAACGAAACCGAGATACAGAAGAAAGCCAACGACAAAGGTTATTACACAACCCAAGCCATCGAGAAGGCCAACGAGCTGGCCAGCGTGGAAAAGTCTATCATCGAGCACCAAGATCTGCTGAAACAAATCAGGTCGTATCCCTACAGGAAGCTGAAGGAGTCCGACTTCCACCCCTACGAGCCGGAATGTGCGCTGGACCCGGCCAACGCGGGCTGCGATCAGGACCTGGCTACCTCCGACCTCGCCGAGCCTGGCGAAACGCACCTTTACGCCCACGTGCCGTCCTATACCCCCAAGCTCATCAAAGCGAAGTCTGCCAAATGCTTTGACAAGAAGCTGAAGACGCTGGAGGAACTCTGcgatatttattttttcagccaAACCCTTGACCAGTTGCATCAGATCGAGAGGACTTTCAGAGGTGATGTGTGCTACCTCCTGACAGACCAGATCAGTAGGGCACTCTTAAAGCAACAAAGTGTAACCAACTTCCTCTTTGAGGATGTAtcttttctggatgaaaaacCACCTGAAAAACGGTACAGAGGCTGCCAGGGGCTCAGTCAAGATGCCATCGATGGAAAGTGTTCAGAAGAGTCCCCTGCTCCTAAAGTGGTCATCAGCCTGGGATCCTACAAGTCCAGCGTGGAGTGCGTGCCCATCAAGATGGAGCAGGAGATCGAGGACTCCCAAGAACCCAAAATGACCGACTCCGTGACGTTTGAACACCAGGAGAACCTGGACTATCTCGATGCAGATATTAAAGGCAGCATCAGTAGCGGTGAGAGCATCGAGGTTCTTGGAACGGAGAAGTCTGCATCTGGCTTGACAAAATCGGAGAGCCAGGCCAGCCTGCCCGTCAGCCCCAGCCCCCAGGCGGGCAGGAGCAAGGTGGGCAGCCGGCGGACCGTCAGCGAGGACAGCATCGAGGTTCTCAGCACGTGTCCCTCCGAGTCGCTCATCCCGGAAGATTTCAAAGCGAGCTACCCAAGTGCCATTAACGAGGAACCTTACGTGGATGATGAAGAGGGAGGCCTTCGTTTCACCCCCAAACTAAACCCGGACAACGCCGACGAGCAGGAAGATGTTTCAAAACGGGAAAACTTAGTGCAGGTTGACTCTGCCTGTTGTATCGGGAAGGAGAGTCCCAACTTCCTCGAGCCTGTGCCTGACCTGGGGCAGAAGCCCTGCGACGAGGACGGGGTGGTCAGGATCCCCCCGCAGCCGTACCGGCCGGCCGAGCAGGGGCTGCGCGGGAGCTTCGGGGGCTTCCCCTCCCATGACGGCGTCTCGGGGGGGCTCCTTCCCTACGAGCTTGACTCGCGCTACCTGACGGGCAACAGGGAGGTCAGTAAGAGCAGCCTGGACGAGTGCTCGGACTCCACGAGCTATATCAGCAGCGCCGCCTCCACGTGCTCCGACAGGACCCCTTCTCCTGCTCACCCCGCCTGTCTGGCGAGtgaaaggcacaaaaaaaaggcTGGCCAGAACGCGCTGCGGTTCATCAGGCAGTACCCCTTCGCTCACCCCGCCATCTACTCCCTGCTCAGCGGGAGGACCCTGATcgtgctgggggaagaggaagcgATAGTCAAGAAGCTTGTGACGGCGCTTTCCATCTTCGTGCCGAACTGCGGCGTTTACGCCAAGCCCGTGAAGCACTGGGTCACTTCCCCTCTGCACGTTGTGGATTTCCAGAAGTGGAAGTTGATCGGACTCCAGAG GATGTGTTCGGCGCTTCGGGTGCAGGTATGA